Proteins from a single region of Pirellulales bacterium:
- a CDS encoding RbsD/FucU family protein, producing MSKPLADMLKTPLLHPDILRVAARAGHHAKILIADGNYPASSKIGPRAELICLQLSPGIPTVAQVLRALLAVLPIDHVNTMGIDPSDPYAAAGDPPVWAEYRQILTASGSAVTLEPIIKWDFYAAVQSVDHVLTIQTADQALWANLLLSVGVRV from the coding sequence TTGTCCAAACCGCTTGCAGATATGCTCAAAACACCGCTCCTTCATCCCGACATTTTGCGAGTTGCCGCCCGGGCGGGACATCACGCCAAAATTTTGATCGCTGACGGCAATTATCCCGCCTCGTCCAAGATCGGCCCCCGCGCGGAACTTATCTGCTTGCAGCTTTCACCGGGGATTCCCACCGTCGCTCAGGTGTTGCGGGCACTTTTAGCCGTGCTGCCGATTGATCATGTCAATACGATGGGAATCGACCCCAGCGATCCGTATGCCGCCGCCGGTGATCCCCCGGTCTGGGCCGAATACCGCCAAATTTTAACTGCCAGCGGTTCGGCGGTGACTTTGGAACCGATTATCAAGTGGGACTTCTATGCCGCGGTACAGTCCGTGGATCATGTCCTAACCATCCAAACAGCCGATCAAGCCCTCTGGGCGAACCTGCTGTTAAGCGTCGGCGTGCGTGTTTAG
- a CDS encoding SDR family oxidoreductase: protein MNLFDLSNDVAVVVGATGALGGTIAAGLAAAGAKSAILGRNVERGRARIAAIRSAGGTGEFFAADVTQMADLRGAHQAIEQLFGPPTILVNAAGGNDPRVTVQPERKFEDILPDDWRSAFDLNLVGGVLLPCQEFGAAMVRRQRGCVINIASVSAHIPLSRVVAYSAAKAAVVSLTQFLAREWATAGVRVNSITPGFFPVEQNRALLFQADGTPNERTRAIWGHTPMGRFGEPRELIGAAIFLASQAAASFVTGIDLRVDGGFLSQTI, encoded by the coding sequence ATGAACTTGTTTGATCTATCCAACGATGTCGCTGTGGTTGTCGGGGCGACGGGTGCTCTAGGTGGAACGATTGCCGCGGGCTTGGCCGCCGCCGGGGCCAAGAGCGCCATCTTGGGCCGTAATGTCGAGCGGGGAAGGGCGCGCATTGCCGCGATTCGCTCTGCCGGGGGGACAGGCGAATTTTTTGCCGCCGATGTCACCCAAATGGCCGACCTGCGGGGAGCGCATCAAGCAATAGAGCAGCTTTTTGGGCCCCCCACGATCTTGGTCAATGCCGCGGGGGGAAACGATCCCCGGGTAACCGTCCAGCCCGAACGCAAATTTGAAGATATTTTGCCGGACGATTGGCGAAGCGCGTTTGATCTGAATCTGGTGGGGGGCGTGCTCTTGCCTTGCCAGGAATTTGGAGCCGCCATGGTTCGCCGCCAGCGCGGTTGTGTTATTAATATCGCCAGTGTGTCCGCGCATATTCCATTATCACGGGTGGTCGCCTATTCCGCGGCCAAGGCCGCCGTGGTCAGCCTAACGCAGTTTCTGGCCCGCGAATGGGCGACCGCCGGCGTGCGGGTCAATTCCATCACGCCAGGGTTTTTTCCCGTCGAACAAAACCGCGCCTTGTTGTTTCAGGCCGATGGCACACCTAACGAACGGACCCGCGCGATCTGGGGACATACGCCGATGGGCCGATTTGGCGAGCCACGGGAACTGATCGGGGCGGCGATCTTTTTGGCCAGTCAGGCCGCGGCGAGCTTTGTCACGGGAATTGATTTGCGGGTGGATGGGGGATTTCTTTCGCAGACTATTTAA
- a CDS encoding SDR family oxidoreductase, which produces MPGNYAILGASGTIGATLSRQLTLAGHKVLMLGRDSGKLAALGQEIGQSWKAVNLDNSQELEDVLRHHAEQSGPWSGMANCIGSLILKPAHLTSDEEFRQTVETNLFSSFALVRAAGKLMREGGGSVVLVASAAAEIGISNHEAIAAAKGGVISLARSAAATYAPQQIRVNVVSPGLTRTELTRRIWSNPASAAASQEMHALGKLGEPADVANLIAWLLDPTNSFITGQVIGVDGGLGHVLARKK; this is translated from the coding sequence ATGCCCGGAAATTATGCCATTTTAGGAGCCAGCGGCACGATTGGCGCGACGCTCTCCCGCCAGTTGACGCTCGCCGGCCACAAAGTTCTCATGCTGGGCCGGGATAGCGGCAAATTGGCCGCATTGGGACAGGAAATTGGCCAATCGTGGAAAGCAGTCAACCTAGATAACTCGCAAGAATTAGAAGATGTGCTGCGCCATCATGCCGAACAGTCGGGCCCGTGGTCGGGGATGGCCAACTGCATCGGTTCACTCATCCTCAAACCCGCGCATCTAACCAGCGACGAGGAATTTCGCCAGACGGTGGAGACGAATTTGTTTAGCTCCTTTGCCCTGGTGCGGGCCGCGGGAAAGCTCATGCGTGAAGGGGGTGGCTCCGTCGTATTGGTGGCGTCCGCAGCCGCGGAAATCGGCATATCCAACCACGAGGCGATCGCCGCGGCCAAAGGGGGTGTCATCTCCCTGGCGCGTTCGGCCGCGGCAACCTATGCCCCTCAGCAAATCCGCGTCAACGTGGTCAGCCCCGGACTGACCCGCACCGAATTGACCCGCCGCATTTGGTCCAATCCCGCCTCTGCCGCGGCTTCCCAAGAAATGCACGCCTTGGGCAAGCTGGGCGAACCAGCCGATGTGGCCAATCTGATCGCGTGGCTACTCGATCCTACCAACTCCTTTATTACGGGACAGGTGATCGGCGTGGATGGGGGTCTGGGCCATGTATTGGCAAGAAAAAAGTAA
- a CDS encoding YgiQ family radical SAM protein: MPALPFQLPILADTSAADGGSRGNSPSSGTEAPHPARSRGDFFSIERPGTPLALAATQPLPMNRTEMQARGWDEVDVVFVTGDAYVDHPSFAMALVGRLLESEGLRVAILSQPDWQTCNAWREFGQPRLFFAISAGNMDSMINHYTANRKVRNDDAYSPGGAIGRRPDRATLAYCQRAREAYKGVPIIAGGVEASLRRLAHYDYWSDKVRRPILLDCKADLLVFGMGERPILEIAARLRAGKSVAECHDIRGVAYRLGAKAAAAFAEDLSPVTASFTRRESPAPANSTPPVTASFTRRESPVPANSTPPAPPVTASFSRPVPPVAASSTRRESPVPASSTRYESTSSLHPPRPTSSDNLWPGTIRLPDVRTVQSDPLEFCRMTRISHQETNPYNAKRLVQYDGAEAVVVNPPAYPLLQSEMDRVYGLPFTRRPHPAYGGQKIPAWDVIRTSVQIMRGCFGGCTFCSITAHEGRIIQSRSADSVIAEIRKMAAEPDFTGVISDIGGPTANMYEMQCTRPEVEAKCRRLSCVHPTICKLLGTDHGPLVQLMRDARSEPGVRKVLVASGIRMDLARRDPVYMRELAQHHVGGYLKVAPEHTSPAVLDLMKKPSAEDFVEFGKEFKSASAAVGKKQYLVPYFIASHPGSDLAAMIDLALFLKRNHYQPDQVQDFIPSPFDIAACMYHTGLDPFTLKPVAIAKHLRDRKLQRALLQFFKPENYFEVRQALEQAGRQDLIGDGCDCLIPARAPKEALNQRRKKANQDLREQTSGDHIRGGPGEKTGGGLASRTTPSAAAGGYRPHRKTQRRPNRGGK; the protein is encoded by the coding sequence ATGCCAGCACTCCCCTTTCAACTGCCGATTCTTGCCGATACTTCCGCCGCCGACGGTGGAAGCCGCGGCAATTCCCCTTCCAGCGGGACAGAAGCTCCCCATCCCGCGCGCAGCCGGGGGGATTTTTTTTCGATTGAGCGACCGGGGACTCCGCTGGCACTAGCGGCAACCCAGCCATTGCCGATGAACCGGACAGAGATGCAGGCCCGGGGCTGGGACGAGGTGGATGTCGTCTTTGTGACCGGGGACGCTTATGTGGATCATCCCAGCTTTGCCATGGCATTGGTGGGGAGACTGCTCGAGAGCGAAGGGCTGCGGGTGGCAATTCTGAGCCAGCCGGATTGGCAGACATGCAACGCCTGGCGCGAGTTTGGCCAGCCGCGACTGTTTTTTGCCATCAGCGCTGGAAACATGGACTCGATGATCAATCATTATACGGCCAATCGCAAGGTCCGTAATGACGACGCGTACTCTCCCGGAGGCGCCATTGGTCGGCGGCCCGACCGGGCAACCTTGGCGTACTGCCAGCGAGCCCGGGAGGCGTACAAAGGAGTGCCAATCATCGCGGGGGGCGTGGAGGCCAGTTTGCGGCGGTTAGCGCATTATGATTACTGGTCGGACAAAGTGCGGCGGCCGATTTTACTCGATTGTAAGGCGGATTTGTTGGTCTTTGGCATGGGGGAGCGGCCGATTCTGGAAATTGCAGCGCGGCTGCGCGCGGGAAAAAGCGTGGCCGAATGCCACGATATTCGCGGTGTGGCGTATCGACTGGGGGCCAAAGCGGCGGCGGCCTTTGCTGAAGATCTTTCCCCCGTAACGGCGAGTTTTACTCGCCGCGAATCCCCAGCACCGGCAAATTCCACTCCCCCTGTAACGGCGAGTTTTACTCGCCGCGAGTCCCCAGTACCGGCTAATTCCACTCCCCCTGCTCCCCCCGTAACGGCGAGTTTTTCTCGCCCAGTACCTCCCGTAGCGGCGAGTTCCACTCGCCGCGAATCCCCCGTACCGGCGAGTTCCACTCGCTACGAATCTACCTCATCCCTCCATCCCCCTCGCCCAACCAGTTCAGACAACCTCTGGCCCGGCACGATCCGTTTGCCCGATGTCCGGACGGTCCAAAGTGATCCGCTGGAATTTTGTCGGATGACGCGGATCAGCCACCAAGAGACCAATCCGTACAATGCCAAACGGCTGGTGCAATATGACGGGGCGGAGGCGGTGGTGGTCAATCCCCCCGCGTATCCGCTGTTACAGTCCGAGATGGATCGCGTGTACGGCTTACCGTTTACCCGGCGGCCCCATCCCGCCTATGGCGGCCAGAAAATCCCCGCTTGGGATGTGATTCGCACTAGCGTGCAGATCATGCGCGGCTGCTTTGGCGGCTGTACCTTTTGTAGTATCACCGCCCACGAGGGGCGCATCATCCAAAGCCGCTCGGCGGATTCCGTAATAGCGGAAATACGCAAAATGGCCGCCGAGCCCGACTTTACCGGTGTGATTAGCGACATTGGCGGACCGACCGCCAATATGTACGAAATGCAATGCACCCGTCCCGAAGTCGAGGCCAAATGCCGCCGACTGAGTTGCGTGCACCCCACGATTTGCAAGCTCTTGGGGACGGATCATGGGCCGCTGGTCCAATTGATGCGCGACGCCCGTTCAGAACCTGGCGTGCGCAAGGTGCTGGTCGCCAGCGGCATTCGCATGGATCTGGCCCGTCGTGATCCGGTGTATATGCGGGAACTGGCGCAACATCATGTGGGGGGGTACCTCAAGGTCGCGCCGGAACACACCAGCCCCGCCGTGCTGGATCTGATGAAAAAGCCCAGCGCTGAGGACTTTGTGGAGTTTGGAAAGGAGTTCAAATCCGCCAGCGCGGCCGTGGGCAAAAAGCAGTATTTGGTGCCGTATTTCATCGCCAGCCATCCCGGCAGCGATCTGGCGGCGATGATCGATTTGGCGTTGTTCCTCAAGCGTAATCATTATCAACCGGACCAGGTGCAGGACTTTATCCCCAGTCCGTTTGACATTGCCGCGTGCATGTACCACACGGGGCTGGATCCCTTTACGCTTAAACCAGTGGCCATTGCCAAGCATCTGCGCGACCGCAAGCTCCAGCGGGCGTTGTTGCAGTTTTTTAAGCCGGAAAATTATTTTGAAGTGCGGCAGGCCCTGGAGCAGGCGGGGAGGCAAGATTTGATTGGCGATGGCTGTGATTGCTTGATCCCGGCCCGCGCTCCCAAAGAGGCTCTCAACCAGCGACGCAAAAAAGCCAATCAGGACCTGCGCGAGCAAACCTCTGGCGATCACATTCGCGGCGGCCCAGGCGAAAAAACGGGTGGCGGTCTCGCGTCGCGAACCACTCCATCAGCCGCGGCCGGCGGTTACCGCCCCCATCGTAAAACGCAGCGACGACCCAACCGGGGCGGGAAATAG
- a CDS encoding DUF393 domain-containing protein, with the protein MRLAARPNEIEVFFDGGCPLCLREINMLRRWDKNEKILFTDIEASDFNATDLGKTQEELMAQIHGRTPDGQMIVGVEVFRRLYAAVGFGWLVWLSRWPVIRQALDLGYWVFARNRLWLTGRQFLTGSQCVDGKCVLRTKEAPSSPAGH; encoded by the coding sequence ATGAGACTAGCCGCCAGACCTAATGAAATCGAGGTGTTTTTCGATGGGGGTTGTCCGCTTTGTCTACGGGAAATCAACATGCTGCGCCGTTGGGACAAAAATGAAAAAATCCTCTTTACGGATATCGAGGCTTCTGATTTTAATGCGACCGACTTGGGTAAAACCCAGGAAGAGTTGATGGCACAGATTCATGGTCGGACGCCGGACGGCCAGATGATCGTCGGGGTAGAGGTGTTTCGCCGACTGTATGCGGCGGTGGGATTTGGTTGGCTGGTCTGGTTGTCGCGCTGGCCAGTGATCCGGCAAGCGCTGGATCTAGGTTATTGGGTCTTTGCCCGGAATCGGTTGTGGCTGACAGGGAGGCAGTTTTTAACAGGGAGCCAGTGCGTAGACGGCAAGTGCGTGCTGCGGACGAAGGAAGCTCCTTCCTCCCCGGCAGGGCACTAA
- a CDS encoding GDP-mannose 4,6-dehydratase: MALPFLVTGAAGFIASNVCKILLDQGETVVGIDNLSDAYDPQLKEWRLAQLRQHPHFHYFPTDISDFFAVKTLFEQYAAAPSAASGVPFAAVLNLAARAGVRPSVRDPWIYFKVNTDGTLNLLELCRKFGVKKFVLSSTSSLYGGKNPIPFAEDADTNCPLSPYAASKKAAEAIAYTYHHLHKLDITVLRYFTVYGPAGRPDMSVFRFIRWIARGEAITVFGDGSQSRDFTFVEDIARGTVAAARPLGYQVINLGGDEPAKLLDVIYELAKLLDKTPQLVFKPAHPADVPATWANIGQAEKLLDWRPTVPLAEGLRRTVEWYRQNQELADRLDLGEI; the protein is encoded by the coding sequence ATGGCTCTTCCATTTTTAGTGACAGGGGCGGCGGGTTTTATCGCCTCCAATGTCTGTAAAATCTTGCTCGACCAGGGGGAAACCGTCGTCGGGATTGATAACCTGAGTGACGCTTATGATCCCCAGCTTAAGGAATGGCGGCTGGCCCAACTGCGCCAGCACCCCCACTTTCATTATTTTCCGACTGATATTAGCGACTTTTTTGCCGTAAAAACACTTTTTGAGCAATACGCCGCCGCCCCCTCCGCAGCCAGCGGTGTTCCCTTTGCCGCGGTGCTGAATCTGGCCGCGCGCGCGGGGGTTCGTCCCTCGGTCCGTGATCCTTGGATTTACTTCAAAGTGAACACGGACGGCACGCTGAATTTGCTGGAGTTATGTCGCAAATTCGGGGTAAAAAAGTTTGTGCTCTCTTCCACGTCATCCCTGTACGGCGGCAAAAATCCGATTCCCTTTGCCGAGGATGCCGATACCAACTGTCCTCTCTCGCCGTATGCCGCCTCGAAAAAAGCGGCCGAAGCCATCGCCTACACCTACCATCACCTGCACAAACTGGATATCACCGTCCTGCGGTATTTCACGGTCTATGGCCCGGCGGGCCGCCCCGACATGAGCGTCTTTCGGTTTATCCGTTGGATCGCCCGCGGCGAGGCGATTACCGTCTTTGGCGATGGGAGCCAATCCCGCGACTTTACCTTTGTCGAGGATATCGCCCGGGGAACCGTGGCCGCCGCCCGTCCCCTAGGCTATCAGGTCATCAACCTGGGTGGGGATGAACCGGCCAAATTGCTGGATGTCATTTACGAATTGGCCAAATTGCTGGATAAAACTCCCCAACTGGTCTTTAAACCCGCGCATCCCGCCGATGTGCCCGCCACTTGGGCAAATATTGGCCAAGCAGAGAAGCTGCTGGATTGGCGGCCCACGGTTCCCCTGGCCGAGGGGCTGCGCCGCACGGTCGAGTGGTACCGGCAAAATCAAGAATTAGCCGACCGGCTGGACTTGGGCGAGATATAA
- a CDS encoding amidohydrolase family protein has translation MRIDAHQHFWRYDPAEYPWIGADWPLRRDFLPKDLQPELAACKLDGCVAVQARQTLAESRWLLELAEQHDFIQGVVGWVDLRSTGLESQLREFVPHPKFVGVRHVVQDEPDDNFMLGTEFQRGIAALEDFGLTYDLLVFPRQLPAANQLARNFPRQPLVLDHIAKPPIARRLQPSQPEFIEWSTQIRRLAECENVFCKLSGMVTEADWHNWEAADFEPYLRLVVQAFGPERLMYGSDWPVALLAGSYARVYVLTHDYVAGLGEQAEKKVFGENTMRFYGLERS, from the coding sequence ATGCGTATTGACGCGCATCAACATTTTTGGCGATATGATCCGGCGGAATATCCGTGGATTGGGGCCGATTGGCCATTGCGGCGGGACTTTTTGCCCAAGGATTTGCAGCCGGAACTGGCGGCGTGCAAACTGGATGGCTGTGTGGCCGTGCAAGCCCGGCAGACGCTGGCGGAATCACGCTGGCTGCTAGAACTAGCGGAGCAACATGACTTTATCCAGGGCGTGGTCGGCTGGGTCGATTTACGTTCGACAGGGTTGGAATCGCAACTGCGGGAATTTGTCCCGCATCCCAAATTCGTGGGCGTTAGGCATGTCGTCCAAGATGAGCCGGATGATAACTTTATGTTAGGGACCGAGTTTCAGCGGGGTATCGCCGCGCTGGAGGATTTTGGCCTGACGTATGACCTGCTGGTGTTTCCCCGGCAGCTTCCCGCGGCAAATCAACTGGCGCGAAATTTTCCCCGGCAGCCCTTGGTGCTGGATCACATTGCCAAGCCCCCCATCGCGCGCCGGTTGCAGCCTAGTCAGCCGGAATTTATCGAGTGGAGCACGCAAATCCGTCGGTTGGCGGAATGTGAGAACGTGTTTTGCAAGCTGTCGGGTATGGTGACCGAGGCGGATTGGCACAACTGGGAAGCGGCGGACTTTGAGCCTTATTTGCGCTTGGTCGTACAGGCCTTTGGCCCGGAGCGGCTGATGTATGGGTCGGACTGGCCGGTCGCGCTCTTAGCCGGAAGTTATGCGCGGGTGTATGTGTTAACGCACGACTATGTGGCGGGACTGGGAGAACAGGCGGAGAAAAAAGTTTTTGGCGAAAACACGATGCGGTTTTATGGGTTAGAGCGTTCTTAG
- a CDS encoding sugar phosphate isomerase/epimerase family protein produces MRTAITICLVPEAREGPFVFHDGLADGCARAAKHGFDGVEIFPPAAAAISVVDLKKLLRRHELQVAAFGTGAGWLRERLTLTSPHKATRQKAVRFIQEMLELGGKFGAAVIIGSMQGRVEPEVERAVALDWLHDGLASLADIAAQHSVTLLYEPLNRYETNLFNRLADTAQWLQTRELVGVKILADMFHMNIEEANSALAIHSAKSLIGHVHFADSNRRAMGFGHTKFKTLVSALHKIGYDGYLSAEIFPWPDSSAAAKQTMTALRQVL; encoded by the coding sequence ATGCGCACCGCTATCACAATCTGCCTGGTTCCCGAAGCGCGGGAGGGACCGTTTGTCTTTCATGATGGGTTGGCGGATGGATGCGCCCGCGCGGCCAAACATGGCTTTGACGGTGTGGAAATTTTTCCCCCCGCGGCCGCGGCGATCTCTGTCGTGGACCTGAAAAAACTGTTGCGGAGGCATGAGCTACAAGTCGCCGCGTTTGGCACGGGAGCGGGATGGCTGCGGGAACGCCTGACCCTGACTTCGCCCCATAAGGCCACCCGGCAAAAAGCAGTACGCTTTATTCAGGAAATGCTGGAACTGGGGGGAAAGTTTGGGGCAGCGGTGATTATTGGCTCGATGCAAGGACGCGTGGAGCCAGAAGTCGAGCGCGCCGTGGCCCTGGATTGGCTGCATGATGGCTTGGCGAGCCTCGCGGACATAGCCGCTCAGCATAGTGTTACGCTTTTGTACGAACCGCTCAACCGCTACGAGACAAATCTCTTTAACCGGCTGGCGGATACCGCCCAATGGCTGCAAACCAGGGAACTGGTTGGGGTAAAAATCCTCGCCGATATGTTTCACATGAATATCGAGGAAGCAAACTCCGCTTTGGCCATTCATAGCGCAAAAAGCTTAATTGGGCATGTGCATTTTGCCGATTCCAACCGCCGCGCGATGGGATTTGGCCACACCAAGTTCAAAACGCTGGTTTCCGCGCTCCACAAGATCGGGTACGATGGCTATCTTTCCGCCGAGATTTTTCCCTGGCCTGATAGTTCCGCCGCCGCCAAGCAAACCATGACCGCCCTGCGGCAAGTGTTGTAA
- a CDS encoding tagaturonate epimerase family protein, translating to MLQLEKLSFGVGDRFARQAVPQLRAFQLLAKEGVSVTPVWNKSNREHSFVGSQPASVRTAAQQAITALGWSRPWHVDADHIRLDTVERYLDSADFFTLDVADAIGQPAAASDVAAFVRRHPELVGQVEIAGLPQPFDLSQGEVERIAGKYLLAVQTAGRIYRRIAAAKGEDGFIAEISVDETDTPQTPPELLVILAAVAEEKIRLQTIAPKFTGRFNKGVDYVGDVAQFAREFSADLAVIAHASKQYGLPANLKLSVHSGSDKFQLYPVIRQALVATGAGVHVKTAGTTWLEELIGLAAAGGDALDFTKELYAEALAHQRELCAPYASVIDIDPALLPSVITVEKWSSEEFTGALRHIPGHPLFNPHVRQLLHVAFKLAAQAGNRYYDLLSANAEIVGKNVTENLYQRHLRPLFGQAQ from the coding sequence ATGTTACAGCTAGAAAAACTTTCTTTTGGCGTGGGGGATCGTTTTGCCCGCCAAGCCGTCCCGCAACTTCGGGCTTTCCAGTTATTGGCAAAAGAGGGCGTGTCAGTCACGCCCGTCTGGAATAAATCAAACCGCGAGCATAGCTTTGTGGGGAGCCAGCCCGCCAGCGTCCGCACGGCCGCCCAGCAAGCCATCACCGCTCTTGGCTGGTCGCGACCGTGGCATGTCGATGCCGATCATATTCGCTTGGACACTGTGGAGCGGTATTTGGACAGCGCGGATTTTTTTACCTTGGATGTGGCGGATGCCATTGGCCAACCGGCGGCGGCCTCGGATGTTGCGGCTTTTGTCCGTCGTCATCCCGAACTGGTGGGACAAGTGGAAATCGCCGGCTTGCCCCAGCCGTTTGATTTATCACAAGGGGAAGTTGAACGAATCGCGGGCAAGTATCTGTTGGCGGTGCAAACCGCCGGGCGGATTTATCGCCGGATCGCGGCGGCCAAAGGGGAGGATGGCTTCATCGCCGAAATATCGGTTGATGAAACGGATACCCCCCAGACACCCCCCGAGTTGCTAGTCATTTTGGCGGCGGTTGCCGAGGAAAAAATCCGGCTGCAAACCATCGCCCCCAAGTTCACTGGCCGGTTCAACAAAGGTGTTGATTACGTGGGAGATGTGGCGCAGTTCGCGCGGGAATTTAGCGCGGATTTGGCCGTTATCGCCCATGCGAGCAAGCAATACGGCCTCCCCGCAAATCTAAAATTGAGCGTGCATAGCGGGAGCGATAAATTCCAACTTTATCCCGTGATCCGCCAGGCCCTGGTCGCGACAGGCGCGGGGGTTCATGTCAAAACCGCCGGGACGACATGGCTGGAGGAGTTGATTGGACTAGCCGCAGCGGGAGGGGACGCGCTGGACTTTACCAAGGAACTTTATGCCGAAGCCCTGGCCCATCAACGGGAATTGTGTGCGCCGTATGCCAGTGTGATCGACATTGATCCCGCGTTGCTCCCCAGTGTTATAACTGTGGAGAAGTGGTCGAGTGAGGAATTTACCGGGGCGTTGCGGCATATTCCCGGCCATCCCCTCTTTAACCCGCATGTGCGGCAGCTTTTGCACGTGGCATTTAAGCTGGCGGCACAGGCCGGCAACCGTTATTACGACTTATTGAGCGCAAATGCCGAGATCGTGGGAAAAAATGTGACCGAAAATCTGTATCAGCGGCATTTACGTCCGTTATTTGGCCAAGCACAATAA
- a CDS encoding cryptochrome/photolyase family protein → MLAALIYPHQLYARQPALAGADLCVLVEDPLFFRQYPFHAQKLVLHRASLRHYADTLRQSGHIVEIIPCDQLAATGDLALLLKKRGVTTAQLLNPCDDWLEQRLTTALAAVGIACRLLPDPHFLTSREEFATFAQPSSSSRTPRKRLFFTEFYITQRRRLGVLLDKKGTPVGGKWSFDTENRRKLPRGMTIPEMPVQAATPHVRAAQAELAKQFPQAPGRWLDFAYPVTAQQAQAGLRDFLDQRFANFGEYEDAIHSTEPFLFHSVLTPALNIGLLTPKEVLDAALARLDDVPLNSLEGFIRQIIGWREYMRGVYLLYGRRQRTRNYWEHTRPLPAAFYDGTTGIEPVDMVIQRVLRHAYCHHIERLMILGNFMLLCEIDPDAIYQWFMELFIDAYDWVMVPNIYGMSQHADGGLITTKPYLSGSSYVLKMSNFKKGVWCPIWDALYWRFIHKHRNFFNANPRMSVMSSQLDKMGPKLANHLRVADEYLARLHHRVT, encoded by the coding sequence ATGCTGGCCGCGCTCATTTATCCGCACCAACTGTATGCGCGGCAACCCGCATTAGCCGGAGCAGATCTTTGCGTGTTGGTGGAGGACCCGCTCTTCTTTCGGCAGTATCCCTTTCACGCCCAAAAGCTGGTGCTACACCGCGCCAGTCTGCGACATTATGCGGATACATTACGCCAGTCTGGTCACATAGTCGAAATCATTCCCTGTGACCAATTGGCCGCCACGGGTGATCTGGCGCTGCTGCTAAAAAAGCGGGGAGTCACTACGGCCCAGCTATTGAATCCCTGCGATGACTGGCTTGAGCAACGTCTAACGACCGCGCTTGCCGCCGTGGGGATTGCCTGCCGATTACTACCCGATCCGCACTTTTTGACCTCCCGCGAGGAATTTGCCACGTTTGCCCAACCCTCGTCCAGTTCCCGCACGCCCAGAAAAAGACTTTTCTTTACCGAGTTTTATATCACCCAGCGGCGGCGCTTGGGGGTGCTGCTTGATAAAAAAGGGACGCCAGTAGGAGGCAAGTGGAGCTTTGACACCGAAAATCGCCGCAAACTGCCACGGGGTATGACGATACCGGAGATGCCCGTGCAAGCGGCCACACCCCATGTCCGGGCGGCACAGGCGGAACTGGCCAAACAGTTTCCGCAGGCACCTGGTCGATGGCTGGACTTTGCATATCCTGTCACGGCACAGCAGGCCCAGGCGGGATTGCGGGATTTTCTGGACCAGCGTTTTGCGAATTTTGGCGAATACGAGGACGCAATCCACTCCACCGAGCCGTTTTTGTTTCACTCCGTCCTTACGCCCGCGTTGAATATCGGGTTATTAACGCCAAAAGAGGTCCTGGATGCGGCGCTGGCGCGGTTGGATGATGTACCGCTGAATTCGCTCGAGGGTTTTATTCGGCAGATCATTGGCTGGCGGGAATACATGCGGGGGGTGTATCTCCTATATGGGCGTCGCCAGCGGACGCGAAATTATTGGGAACACACGCGACCCCTTCCCGCGGCGTTTTATGACGGCACCACCGGGATCGAACCGGTTGACATGGTCATTCAGCGGGTGCTGCGGCACGCGTATTGCCACCATATCGAGCGGTTGATGATCCTGGGCAATTTTATGCTGTTATGTGAGATTGACCCGGACGCCATTTATCAATGGTTCATGGAACTGTTTATCGACGCGTACGATTGGGTGATGGTTCCCAATATCTACGGCATGAGCCAGCACGCGGATGGGGGCTTGATCACGACCAAGCCATACCTCAGTGGATCCAGTTATGTATTAAAAATGAGCAATTTTAAGAAAGGGGTCTGGTGCCCGATTTGGGATGCCCTGTATTGGCGGTTTATTCATAAACATCGAAATTTCTTTAACGCGAATCCGCGAATGTCCGTTATGTCCAGCCAGTTGGACAAAATGGGACCCAAGCTGGCGAATCACTTGCGCGTGGCGGATGAGTATTTGGCACGACTGCACCACCGAGTTACTTAA